The following coding sequences lie in one Lysobacter capsici genomic window:
- a CDS encoding pirin family protein, whose translation MSRAEPSAEPVRSSDGAPCAGQPVLERIATRSREIAPGFEVHRAVPSRTRRKVGAWCFLDHAGPIQHGPGAGPAVGPHPHIGLQTFTWMLEGEVLHRDSLGSQQLIRPGQVNLMTAGRGIVHAEEPPDGNAGRVHLAQLWIALPEAQRQREPSFHHYPDLPILERGGFRITVLAGEALGERAPAQVFTPLVGIDLAADTAAATDLPLTPGFEHAVLCLQGRIEVEGERIEADTLLYLGLGRDTVRLRCDGAARLLLIGGEPLDEDLLMWWNFVARTPEEVLQASEDWNAGRHFGEVPGTTLERIPAPVPANLNLKAQRG comes from the coding sequence ATGAGCCGCGCCGAGCCGTCCGCCGAACCGGTGCGCAGCAGCGACGGCGCGCCATGCGCTGGCCAGCCGGTGCTGGAACGCATCGCCACGCGCAGCCGCGAGATCGCACCGGGCTTCGAAGTGCATCGCGCGGTGCCGTCGCGGACCCGGCGCAAGGTCGGCGCCTGGTGTTTTCTCGATCATGCCGGCCCGATCCAGCACGGCCCCGGCGCCGGTCCCGCGGTCGGTCCGCATCCGCATATCGGCCTGCAGACTTTTACCTGGATGCTCGAAGGCGAAGTGCTGCATCGCGACAGCCTGGGTTCCCAGCAGCTCATCCGTCCCGGCCAGGTCAATCTGATGACCGCCGGCCGCGGCATCGTGCACGCCGAAGAGCCGCCCGACGGCAACGCCGGCCGCGTGCATCTGGCGCAGTTGTGGATCGCGTTGCCCGAAGCGCAGCGTCAGCGCGAGCCGTCGTTCCATCACTACCCCGACTTGCCGATCCTCGAGCGCGGCGGCTTCCGCATCACCGTGCTGGCCGGCGAGGCCCTGGGCGAGCGCGCACCGGCGCAGGTGTTCACGCCGTTGGTCGGCATCGATCTGGCCGCCGACACCGCGGCCGCCACCGACTTGCCGCTGACGCCCGGGTTCGAACACGCGGTGCTGTGTCTGCAAGGTCGGATCGAAGTCGAAGGCGAACGCATCGAGGCCGACACGCTGCTGTACCTGGGCCTGGGCCGCGACACGGTGCGGCTGCGCTGCGACGGCGCGGCGCGGCTGTTGCTGATCGGCGGCGAGCCGCTGGACGAGGACTTGCTGATGTGGTGGAACTTCGTCGCGCGCACGCCCGAGGAAGTGTTGCAGGCCAGCGAAGACTGGAACGCCGGCCGTCACTTCGGCGAGGTGCCCGGCACCACGCTGGAACGCATTCCCGCGCCGGTTCCCGCCAACCTCAACCTCAAGGCGCAACGCGGATGA
- a CDS encoding OsmC family protein has product MTDPSVIVPGVHAASAAAPYRVDLRDDLGHRWQADEPADLGGGDTAPSPERLLLSSLGACTAITVRMYAARKQWPLTDVRVELQFNPDGKPEAGTELTRVVSLLGDLSDEQRERLLQIANACPIHKVLTGEVRIATSLRAADASNEAASIPGASP; this is encoded by the coding sequence ATGACCGACCCCAGCGTGATTGTTCCCGGCGTGCATGCCGCCAGCGCGGCCGCGCCGTACCGGGTCGACCTGCGCGACGATCTCGGCCATCGGTGGCAGGCCGACGAACCGGCCGATCTGGGCGGCGGCGACACCGCGCCGTCGCCGGAACGGTTGCTGTTGTCGAGCCTGGGCGCCTGCACCGCGATCACCGTGCGCATGTACGCGGCGCGCAAGCAGTGGCCGTTGACCGACGTGCGGGTCGAGCTGCAATTCAATCCGGACGGCAAGCCCGAGGCCGGCACCGAGTTGACCCGCGTGGTTTCCTTGCTCGGCGATCTGTCCGACGAACAGCGCGAACGCTTGTTGCAGATCGCCAACGCCTGCCCGATCCACAAGGTGCTGACCGGCGAGGTGCGCATCGCGACCTCGTTGCGCGCGGCGGACGCGTCGAACGAGGCCGCGTCGATCCCCGGCGCCTCGCCATGA